In the genome of Hydra vulgaris chromosome 06, alternate assembly HydraT2T_AEP, the window TTCGTTTATGAATATACGATCTGTTCAGAGTTTTAACTTCGAGTAATTTTccattattaaatgtttatctttataatttaagaatTTTCAACTAtaattctgttttttaatttttctccaTGTTCTTTTTTTCGCAATTCGATGTGCTCTTTCGATTACAATGCTCTTTTTAATaccaaattttgaatttaacaactcttgtatttttataaaatagtaaattatttcGCCAACTGCGATCCTCTAGTTCTGCTGcactttcattttttaagtttgcgtTTTCCATTTGCACACTAGCAAGCTTGTTTTccattttatcaaatttatcattaaatactttcagtaatgtatttttatgaatCTCTAGAAGCTCCTTCACTTGTGAAATAGTAAATTccgccatttttattttttaaattattatttgtctAATGATtatctctctaaactatttttttaagtctttctttaaatcattatattgatgaaactttaataaaaagagatactgttataaaattcttaggcGTTTATCGTGATGAGAATATTACTTGGAAAAACATATTGATCATGTAAGcataaaaatttccaaaaatattggcatttcATACAAAGCCCGTAATtatcgaaaaaaaaacttaactcaactttattattcatttatacacaaTTATGCAATCATCGCCTGGGAAAGTAcggaaaaaagtaaattacaacatctttatcgccgtcagaaacatgcaatccgcgtagttaattatgcggatcgcttttcacattcaaaatatttttttgattatatgaaggtactagatgtttataaactgaacatatttaatgtcttatgttttatttttatatggaaaaacgatttatctttatttgtttttaacaaccttttttctttaaaatcaataattacatattaagaaataatagtttttcaaatgaaccttttttgtatttcatatcatatctttggaataaaatagtattaccaaattttgatcctTCTGTTActcttcctgtttttaaaattaagttaaaaaaattcattctctcTATGAACATactaaaattttactaaaagtGTAAAATCTTTAGcctattatatattaaaatgtgttttatctttGCGTaatgtaaatacaataaatcttcaaattatgttataaataaatatttttacattttaaggttccgatgataagatccttatgatcttctttcagaaacctAGCTTTATATTGTTAGTACGTTGAATTGTATTACGACTTATGTTTATATATCAGTTGTATTACGACTTGTGAATTGTGTAACACGGCTAACATGAACATTGTGTAACACGGCtaaactgaagaaaaaaaaggtaacTTTAAAGCTTGCAATTATTCAGTAAGGCGTTTTTTGAAAGGTGTTTTCActatataaaaagctttttatcatTAGAATTAATTAGAGGTTTCTTTCTAGAAACGTTTTATAACAGCTATGTTATAAGAAATACATTAggaaaattatacaaataaatttttttttagaatttgctACATTTTACCCGATTTCGGTCCTTGACCTAATGTTGAAAAATCAGTTTGTTATctagtattttttaagttattttttctggAAAATGgcgattaataataataacagtaataataataataataataataataataataataagcagAGTACTGTTTttcgcaaatttttatttttaaaaaaatagtcaaaataaataaaacaattatttccaTGAACTTATACTGATGCTAATCTCCGTGAATTTTCACGGAAAATAACATCAAGTTGGTTTTACAGTAATCAAGCCATAAATTATTTgatggtttaaataattttatatagatttttttcataaatgcagctagattaataattaaaaagaatacaaaaattttaaaatattgttctGAAAGTTACCCCGTTATCCATTACAATATATCGAATTCGCATAGAACCACTCTATGTGGGTATCACATTAAATTGAttcgtaaaaataaatttaatatgataccTACATAGGTATTTCATGgctaaaaaattgatttcaaagataatatttaaaattttaatgtacaatatttatttagattgaGCATAACCGAAAACCAGcaatctttttctgtttttgaagataactatacatatatacaaaatattggCAGTTAAcgattctaaaaatttaaatatttggtaaaaattttttattgtaatctttaCTATCTCGTTTTAACGTTAGTTGTGTTTAACCAGAATATGTTTGTAGAGTCCAAAAAGTAACCAAAAAGTaaaccaaaattttataactGACAAATTTCATAGGAATAAAAAATCACCCGCCGTGTTTATACAGTAGGTCATGGGTTAAGGACACTTTGTCTAGAATACTTTATGAATTTTTGAACAAGAAACTGACTTCTattatcaacatattttttcattttttctataaaattaagacaaaaacttaaaaaatcgttaagcattagttaaaaaaactttaaaacaaatatatactttatattatcaaataaactccgatgtttctaaaaattttatctataatGAGGTTTCTGTATGCGGAAGGGATGTGTTGGGCGGAATATCTTTTAAGATTGCTATTTGTTCTTTTAAGGCACGAACctaaatcatttaaaagtattagtGGCAAACtaaggaaaaaattatataaaatcagATGCACATAGAAGTAAGCAAAAACTTACTTgttgttgatatttttcagcCATCTGCATTAGCTGCTGTTCGAATTTCTTTAATCTACTAGCGTgtctttttttagctttttcgTATGCCGTCACTAAAGCGCCATTGGCGCGTTTTAAATCAGAAATATACTCTGCAGTTTGTTTATGCCTTATTTCAGAGTTTTTAGTAAGTTTTTCTAGCGTTTCTACAAGTTCATTAATTctagattttaaatgtttctcgCTTCTTGAATTTTCATCAAGCGGAAGATCTTCAGAAGAAGGATACCTGGATCCTCCGTCGTTAGAATAATTAGTATTATGAGTGGACATAGAAAGATCAGCCTCATCCTaaagttaattatttgaaatattatataaacaaattgaatataaaaaaattaaataaaaataaattaaatttcaataaacaGATTATTGGTTGTTatcaatatactttttaaacctACCGGTTCTTTTATTCTTCGCTCTTTCAtcagtaattttctttttttaatttgctcttttaattcaaattttaaatgttcaatatGGACAATGTATGCTTGTTCTTGAGCTTCCCTCGAGTTTAGTTTAAGCTCCTGGGCTCGCTTTTCTTTATCAAGTAAATATATTCTGTGCTTTAATTCAGCACGTTCCTCTTTTAGTGCCTGCATTTCTTGCAAAATCACTGCAGTTTCGAGATCTATATTCAGTTCATGAACTCTTTCTGAATAAGGTTCTGTGGAATTTCCCTGTATTCTATCGCGGTAATCATGCACAGACTCTAACTCAATTACAGTACCTTTGTACGTATCACGTTCTGACTTTAACATTTGAATATATTCTCGCAATCTATGCTCTTCACCTTTGGATAAAGTGTCAGCGTGATTAGAATTTTGAGAGCTACCAGTACTGGTTCTACTTTGATAGCTCATCTcatcattttttgtttcttcGTCTATTGGCTCCGTAATCatattttcatactttttatcaagtttatgtaataataatttcgCCTGCATCTCAGCCCCTCTTCGCTTAAAATGtgaatttttaagaaaatcatcATCCTCAACATAACCAAGATGATGCTGAGAAGATGCAACAGATGATTCAATAGAAACATTCGATTGAGAAGATCTTGTTGATGTGAGTGACTTAATTGTGTCAAAATTTCCAACTCCTGCTACTTGACAATTTGCGGCATATATATCTGCCTCACTATCCTGAAGTTGAATCATGACTTCATAAGTCTCTAAAAGCTGTTCAGTGTTCTGCAATGCAAGGGACCAGGCTGTACTATTTGATTCATACTTACCACATAGTAAACTTAATCTCTCAGAGTTTTGTTTGCTTTCATCAAGGTTTAGAAGCAAAAGATCATTTTGAGACTGCATATGTAACAATCGGCTTTCTAACCGCTCCATTTCAATGtttgctaaaaattaaaaagcactataaaataatggttatcaaattttaaaaatgaaatattagaCGAAAACTTTAgctgttaatgttttttattttgaatataaaacattaaaacaaaaaaccttcTTTAGTTCGTTCATCAATTTCCGAAAGAAAATGATTAACAAGAGCTTTGAGTATTTGATCAAATCGTGAGTATGTAAGTAAAGAATGCAATAATGTGTCCGGAACTCTTCCACGTAATATTCTACtctattaaaaaagtatacatttttattgacttatccTAATAtaagaaacaaagaaaataaaaagtgtataaatgactttcttaaaaattgaaaaaaattagttaccaAAATTTGCTTTGAGTCACTTCGTTGTGACTCATCTCCTATTGAAGAACCCAAGTCACTGGAATCCATCATGTGCTGACCTCGTCTAAGACTACTATCTGGACTTAATTGGTAACCTTTCTCGCTTAATCCTTGAATATTAGTACTCTGTCTAGAAGATTGGATGTTTGAAATATCCGAACCTCTACGTTGAACAGCTGGCGATTTGATAATTGACTGACGGTTGTCAAAACTGTTACATCGTTTTTGCCCCTTACCAGTTATATCTCCAGCAGAGCTTGTTGATCGCTGCAAAGATTGTGAAGAATAGTTCCAGTCAAGGTGAGTTGATTGAGAGCGAGAATGGCCATATGATCCATGATCTGGAGCAGATTCTCGCATTTTTCCATCAAGTGACTCTTGTAAAGCACGATTCTAgttcaaatattaatttaaatatattagattaATACAATTTACATATTTACACCCATACCTTTTACCACCAtcttatatatacaaacatacatacatacatttatatacatatacatacataaatacatacatacatacaaacatacatacatacatatatgtatatatatacacatatatacatatatgtgtatatttatattttagcatATATAGATATGCATTCGTTGACTTTTTTTACAGAcctaaattaataagttttatgcaaaaagaaaaaatgaataacaattaaaaaaaacatcatcgCTGCTCCAACCCAAACcttcagttgatgtagcagcaacTCCTTTGCATGTTTACATTATATCAGTCCATGTAGCCCTCACAGtcttttaaatcagttttttgtcAGTATTGATCCAAGTGCGCTTATACATTTGTGTGTATATGTCAGGGTGTTAACCGGGAACTAATTTGATACAGCATTTTGACAAAATTgggaatttgtcaaaatattttataatctaatttatcaaatttatattagtctcaatttgagtaaaataaaaaaacgtaatCCAAAATTAAATGCTctgctaaaaaaattgtaataaacacttttattaatgaactttttattgttGCAATAACTCTTTAACTTCCTGCATTTTGTTACggtaagaaaatataaaatattttttaaaaatagtaaaaacttatatagctttttgtttattaaacattcCATTGAATgaataaagttgttaataaatatacgGATAGATAGAGTGAAAACCCAAAGAAAACACTCATCGAAAGAATTTGTTCTTGGCATGATAAATGAAGCtcattatgtatatattcttgtaGAATTGATGTTACTAGCATATgcttttaacaagttaaattttttttttttaatgaataaacagaTAGTTTGCGCAAAAACAAAAAGCTCTGGTAAAACTATTTAGAGGAGTAGCTCACACAGCTTGCCATATTTgatttaggagagcttttctccaCTCTCATACTTTACTCCTGCCAATgcctatacatatatatatatatatatatatatatatatatatatatatatatatatatatatatatatatatatatatatatatatatggacacacacacactcacacacaaacaaatatatatatatatatatatatatatatatatatatatagacacacacacacacaaatatattatatatatatatatatatatatatatatatatatatatatatatatatatatatatatatatatatatatatatatatatatatatatatatattaaggtggttctaaaaacaactttttctgaaaatgacAGCTGGCACCCCCtgaatatattgtatataattaaaaaaatgctaaatttaagaaatttttggataaaaaatattttaagggtaTGCTACCGACCCTCGAACATTAAataggtccctaatattattaaaaaaaaagtttttcaaaattatgtcatgttgggtctcaaatgaagggaaattatataaaaattttaaaaatattaatcattttataattaaatttttattttagattttagtaagcaaaaagttatgttttttaactaaaaataaaaagcagggaatttaacaagattttttgattataattttttttatctatgtttttttataaaatgaatattatttttgaaatttgtataTGATTTTGCTtctttgagacccaacatgacataactttgaaaaacttttcttttaataatattagggacctatATAATGTTCGAGGGTCTGTAGcaaccccttaaaatattttttattcaaaaatttcttaaatctagcatttttttaattatatacaacatattCATATtcagaaaaagttgtttttagaaccaccttaatatatatatatatgcatatgtttAAAAcgttaatacaataatataaacaagCGTCATTTATTGCaccataaaaaaattctttagaggAGCATTGTTTTAGGGTTTTCACACTAGCTTTCCATTTATTTGTTAACAACATaacttatttgataaaaaatttgactaaGAGCTATAAAAGTTTCTACcgcttataaaaaatgttttatattttaaaactttcatttgataactatttaattttaattttgttttgtttaacaagttaaattattatcaaCAGTACATCCTAAAATGCCTTCAAAGGAAAGTTATTTGGAATACACAAAGCAatgtaaaaatcaaaagattatGTATTACCAAAATCACCCAACTCAATTcgcaaaatggttttaaaatacgCACAAAAAATGTGGCTAAAATTATGcaggattttataaatttaaaagaagatgGAACAAGATTTTGCTTAACTCTAAATGAATGAACATTTTAAAGAaatcaatgttatttaaatgtgAATATCCATGGCGAGAAACAGTTTTGAAATTTAGGTTTAGTATTTGTTGAAGGACGTATCCCTGCAGAGAAATACATTACGGCTCTGAAAACCATATTGCAAGACAACAGTCTAAATATAGATAAAGGTATTATGTCTATAACAACTGATGGGGCAGCTGTGATGCAAAAAGTTGGACAGCTTTTACCATGTAATCAGCCGTTGTGCTTCACACATGCAATACATTTAGCTGTAATTGATGTTCTGCATAATAATTTGAATACAACTGAATTGGTGGCTCacacatatacaaatattagTGTAGAAGATCAAGTAAGTGACTTTGATCAATTAGATGAGGAATACATTGAAGATGAAAATGTTGGCCTGATTGAACAAACTTATAATGAAGCTGAGCTTGTTGAGACTGAAAAATCTGGATTTAGTTTTCTCATCAAAAAGTTCATATGTCGCAATTGgcaagtattttatatttctcttatcaaaaaacaagcaaaattgACAATGAAAGGTTTTTCATTAAATGATTTCGATTTCAAAACTGACTTGATaatacaacacttttttttcaatctttgacagtaattatttaactaattaaattaaaaaataaaataaaatgagcaATACATACTTTatagaataatttttgttaaatatagcTTGCTTGATTAAATAAGCATTTTGAGAATATATGTAACTGATGAAAGGTTTAGCaaataagggatcgtccataatgTACGTAAGCTTGAATTTTGACCCTTCTCTCCCCCTCCCCCACATTCCACATTTTGCTATAGCTTTTTTGAGGACCTTCCAACTCCTTAAAACTATCTACGGTCTAAACCTACCTACCCAACTtttcatgatatttttttacattagtgTCTTtgtacttttataattgaccccTACCCTCCATCTCATATACACTCTTTGTAGACCCCCTCTCCCTAtggataataataatttaataacaataaatataacacaaaattaatttacagCAATAAACAAGCTTGAAATgtctgaaatattttattattacttttaatgcGAACTTCGTAAAAATAAcgaaataataataacttaaaataactaaaaaaattctatagtaatttataattaaaaaaaacaaacttttatataatgataagtaactaaacaaattctttaataatctataatgaaaaaaaaatctataatttgctatcaaaaatttttttaagatttcttaTCGAAATTTTACATTGACATTATTTACTAGAACTTTTGGAATTAAACGcgcttaaataaattatagtcTGTAGATTGTAgcgtatattttaaagactccTAGAGAACTGCTACTGTGGAGATGGTGAGCTTCgagtaaaacaacaaaatttgtttttgatggtttacatttattattttgttttacttaaaaaattctgcccaaacattttttttaaatcattctcTTTAAAGTAAACACAATTTGTCTTGGCACTTTGGGATCCCTTGAGGATAGCTTTGCTTTGCAgcgacaatatatatatatatatatatatatatatatatatatatatatatatatatatatatatatatatatatatatatacatatatatatatatatacatatatatatatatatatatatatatatatatatatatatatatatatatatataatatatatatatacatatatatatatatatatatatatatatatatatatatatatatatatatatatgtatatatatatatgtatatatatatatgtatatatatatgtatatatatatatatatatatatatatatatatatatatatatatatataatatatatgtgtgtgtgtatatacagggctcgaattaactcaaaaaaatctaatcgtgaagaaaataaatatatttttatttgcttcatCACGCATgctgttttatacagtttaaaaccttaatataaaatgaatttaaaataaaagttttattttaaatgtgttgtaaaaataaataaatagagttGTTctgattaataaattaaaacattatcttcataaaatttttaacttcatgtTTACACAAAAACATGTCAATAGACCATACAAGTCTATAATCTATAGACCAAACAAGTaagatcaaagcaaaaaaacattagataccacattttttataattgtttcttGATCAAgcgtactattaaaaatttaggtataattaagtttttcatttaaatggtttttaagttaatgcttttatttaattttttcattcaaatcgttttgcaataaaaagtaaaacaaaaaaaatttggtttaataaataaaattatctttccCTAAGTTTAAGAATAggtaaaagattactacatctgtccaacaacaccTGTAGAGTAATCCTAGatcatctgtatttttttttactccatCTGGGATCCAACATCTGGAAATTCAACGACCATAACAACATCTTTAGGAaggtgtaactacatctggtaatttttctttaattccaATAAAATCTGAAAGAATTTTCGTTAGATGTAATTACATCTGAAAACATCTTATATAAAACTAcatctatttaaaataatataattatatttattacttttattagaattaaatgaaattttagatGTTGTTagacagatgttattatacctCAGTGTATTTACAGATGTTCTTAGACATAGCAAAAACTGATGTTGTTACCCTGACCCTAAGAATAtgcttaaactatttttttaaaaatttctttgaacagatgtaaaataatttaataattttaatttaaattttttataattaaattttaattttaacttttgcaatcaatggtttaatgtttgcaataaaatgtttctccttttaaaactattttcaactaCTTTCTTCCTCACTTTAAATATGTTCTAAATCTGATACTGTTACTGTAGCTAGATATACATTTAACTTTCAGCAAGGATTCTCGATATGCTGGGTATTATGGACTGGGTATTACGGATGCCGCTGAATTAAATTCCAAAAAACAACTTGCATATTAATAGAAAATGTTTGACCTTGATAttgctttaaacaaaatataaataaatggtatcatgttttttatattctaattGAGATTTCTTgctaaaataagttttagttagtagcttatattatgtgttaactACATATAAGCTactaactaaaatatatataatagaaacatttatatggctaatttttgtgattctttgagtatattaagtaaatttaatagttgaTTAACTGTAAGTTACTGTAGTAACTTAACTGGTTATTTTGATTTAGCTTAAAATTTACTTAGATGTAGTTTATCCATTCAGTAAATTGAACTAaatctaactttaaaataatataggcTTCCATGCCAAGATATAAAgtaattcaaattcaaaagcgctttattttcagtaaaatctCTGCGCAAGAGAGCAAAGATCAGACTtctattcaaaagttaaatttagcgTGATGTACTTTACGATCCCTAGTAAAAAACTTAGacaaaaataatacttcaagaatggctaaataaaaattaacaaaaaaaacaacaaacaaatcacaaaatatttttttttaagaaaaaactaattgtgATAGTTTGCACATCACACTAGGTGTGAAGTGCAATCGCGATACGCTTAATTTGagctctgatatatatatatatatatatatatatatatatatatatatatatatatatatatatatatatatacaaacatatatatataaatatacacacacacacacacacacacacatatatatatatatacatatacatgtgtgtatgtatacatatatatatatacatgtatgtatgtatgtatgtatgtatgtatgtatgtatgtatgtatgtatatatgtatgtatgtatgtatatatgtatgtatatatatatatatatatatatatatatatatatatatatatatataaagatataaatttgtgtatgtatacatatatatatatatatatacatgtatgtatgtatgtatgtatgtatgtatgtatgtatgtatgtatgtatgtatgtatgtatatatatatatgtgtgtgtgtgtgtgtgtgtgtgtgtgtgtgtgtgtgtgtgtgtgtgtgtgtgtgtgtgtgtgtatatatatatatatatatatatatatatggggaaTTCTGCGAGAGTGGTGGTTGTAACATTTGACACTTtttaagctattaaaaatgaGCCGAAAATGGAAATGACTTGAAACTTTCCAGAAATGTGACACACTATCATATAATTTAGTACGTAAAAGCTACAGTATTAAAGTcttcaaactttttcaaaaattaactctaTGTAGCGTGACGGTAGTAATGCTTACTTTTTACCACTTCtgaacaaaacaactttgtcaGACTTAATGTTGCAAACAgcatggttaaaaaaaaattatttggtgtGTGTATTTAGCACATACTGATGTTATTATACACTGATTTTCCTAGTTTTTACttgaagttttataaacatttttacgttttttttatgtaacaaaaaatgttatgcttaaaaacagcaaataaaatgacacgtttttttaatgtaacaaaaactCTAATGcttaaaaacagcaaataaaatGACACA includes:
- the LOC100209992 gene encoding colorectal mutant cancer protein isoform X3, with product MDEFIRKVFNSCDRDQDGYLDRLDLEEVQNQIGLEGNISQIFDQFGATESGKISFQQFCENSSVLFGDLNQSSSDSSPEYFTDSDTQMQEIQEKLISGSKKNSFQNHQIQMELDDTSKFENRGAPRHSSFLKDNQTLESELEASNQRIKKISELWDTNPHRKSGGGIEDYLDQKTLLHLEKLKIIDPQNLEKIGIESNNIDELEQGDLATGPDYLEMSKKLHLAALTQYKNEIHQLRQKFHQVSKERDSLLKEKAQWFNEQKKTHHDYEEKLQSQTMRITELQSVIAELKRKLQSKNDNKIIEEEEEDVQSNSSSDREVQGSNPCSECSCENCDHHLEEDGPNQVNYLATTHETAGDSMQDELLSNKSLLINDLTKTNRDSEASTNELSQQLSRVLGALESTIEDHKHKNETNTLTTIDSKVDESSEIVESKRFQEQIDMLLKQVESLKRDKRLLEKQLHDINVQGYVYQKGNTTHVEDEFAKLRQENNYVRSKLRKAEQELEEVKSLSTTLREEREMLKKKNRALQESLDGKMRESAPDHGSYGHSRSQSTHLDWNYSSQSLQRSTSSAGDITGKGQKRCNSFDNRQSIIKSPAVQRRGSDISNIQSSRQSTNIQGLSEKGYQLSPDSSLRRGQHMMDSSDLGSSIGDESQRSDSKQILSRILRGRVPDTLLHSLLTYSRFDQILKALVNHFLSEIDERTKEANIEMERLESRLLHMQSQNDLLLLNLDESKQNSERLSLLCGKYESNSTAWSLALQNTEQLLETYEVMIQLQDSEADIYAANCQVAGVGNFDTIKSLTSTRSSQSNVSIESSVASSQHHLGYVEDDDFLKNSHFKRRGAEMQAKLLLHKLDKKYENMITEPIDEETKNDEMSYQSRTSTGSSQNSNHADTLSKGEEHRLREYIQMLKSERDTYKGTVIELESVHDYRDRIQGNSTEPYSERVHELNIDLETAVILQEMQALKEERAELKHRIYLLDKEKRAQELKLNSREAQEQAYIVHIEHLKFELKEQIKKRKLLMKERRIKEPDEADLSMSTHNTNYSNDGGSRYPSSEDLPLDENSRSEKHLKSRINELVETLEKLTKNSEIRHKQTAEYISDLKRANGALVTAYEKAKKRHASRLKKFEQQLMQMAEKYQQQVRALKEQIAILKDIPPNTSLPHTETSL